A genomic region of Fundidesulfovibrio terrae contains the following coding sequences:
- a CDS encoding response regulator produces the protein MKKIRLLLAEDMEIVRKGLKALLQSNSSFEIAGEASDGHMAVNQTVRLNPDVVLMDLSLPRMDGVEAIAEIKRRCPRVRILALTAHGKENYLTSAVQAGVDGYLLKNSPSEELTAAIIAVASGQTFFSREVSAMLAQVCRLGNKSSDPLDRLSKRERQVLKLAAKGETNKGIADAIFVSVKTVEKHKTNLKKKLGLRSSLELAAFCLENGLIEEED, from the coding sequence ATGAAGAAAATAAGACTCCTCCTCGCCGAAGACATGGAGATCGTCCGCAAGGGCCTCAAAGCGCTCTTGCAGTCGAACTCGAGCTTTGAAATTGCCGGGGAGGCGTCGGACGGGCACATGGCCGTGAACCAGACCGTGCGGCTCAATCCGGACGTGGTCCTCATGGACCTCTCCCTGCCCCGCATGGACGGCGTGGAGGCCATCGCCGAGATCAAGCGCCGCTGCCCCAGGGTGCGCATCCTGGCCCTGACCGCCCACGGCAAGGAGAACTACCTCACCTCGGCCGTGCAGGCCGGGGTCGACGGCTACCTGCTCAAGAACAGTCCCAGCGAGGAGCTCACCGCGGCCATCATCGCCGTGGCTTCCGGCCAGACCTTCTTCTCGCGCGAAGTCTCGGCCATGCTGGCCCAGGTCTGCCGCCTGGGCAACAAGTCTTCCGATCCGCTGGACCGCCTTTCCAAGCGAGAACGCCAGGTGCTCAAGCTGGCCGCCAAGGGCGAGACCAACAAGGGCATCGCCGACGCCATCTTCGTCTCCGTCAAGACCGTGGAGAAACACAAGACCAACCTGAAGAAGAAGCTCGGCCTGCGGAGCTCGTTGGAACTTGCCGCCTTCTGCCTGGAAAACGGGCTCATCGAGGAAGAAGACTAG
- a CDS encoding ferredoxin-thioredoxin reductase catalytic domain-containing protein, whose product MDAKELYGKLKAFQEKKGYFFNSDTTMVMDLLEMLLVNKERYGHMACPCRLASGNYEMDRDIICPCTYREPDVAEYGACFCGLYTSKEWNEGKCPHRVVPERRPAEKVLAGLGLD is encoded by the coding sequence ATGGACGCCAAGGAACTCTACGGAAAACTCAAGGCATTCCAGGAAAAGAAGGGCTACTTTTTCAACAGCGACACGACCATGGTCATGGATCTCCTCGAAATGCTCCTGGTCAACAAGGAGCGCTACGGGCACATGGCCTGCCCCTGTCGCCTGGCCTCGGGGAACTACGAGATGGACAGGGACATCATCTGCCCCTGCACCTACCGGGAGCCCGACGTGGCCGAATACGGAGCCTGCTTCTGCGGTCTCTACACCTCCAAGGAGTGGAACGAGGGCAAATGCCCCCACCGGGTCGTGCCGGAGAGGCGCCCGGCCGAAAAGGTGCTCGCCGGGCTGGGCCTGGATTGA
- a CDS encoding glutaredoxin family protein — translation MKKSVKVYALSTCIHCKHCKEFLDERDQAYDCVYVDKLTGDERKSAIDEIKKVNPGLSFPTVIVEGKVIVGFDKIEIERALED, via the coding sequence ATGAAGAAGTCCGTCAAGGTCTACGCCCTTTCCACCTGTATCCACTGCAAGCACTGCAAGGAATTCCTCGACGAACGCGACCAGGCGTACGACTGCGTCTACGTGGACAAGCTCACCGGCGACGAACGCAAAAGCGCCATCGACGAAATAAAGAAGGTCAACCCGGGCCTGTCCTTCCCCACGGTCATCGTGGAGGGCAAGGTCATCGTCGGCTTCGACAAGATCGAGATCGAAAGGGCCCTGGAGGACTAA
- a CDS encoding amino acid ABC transporter permease, with protein sequence MPKPIAVRLILLSCAAALLVAMMSTLHYNWNWWVVWQYRDLFIQGFANTIMVSCGAIVLGLVIGVLGGLARVSENVWFKELATLYVWGFRGTPLLTQIYIFYFCFAVMVHVDSPFLTGMVTLAFFAGAYITEMVRAGIESISPGQWEAARSSGLTHGQALRHVVFPQALRRIIPPVTGQFVSLIKDSSLLSVIAVRELTKGAEIVNSITYKTFEAYLPLAVFYLLLTYPLSILTYHLEKRITYQSAPRSRTPAKPKGAVP encoded by the coding sequence ATGCCCAAGCCAATCGCCGTCCGCCTCATCCTGCTCTCCTGCGCCGCAGCTCTGCTCGTGGCCATGATGTCCACCCTCCACTACAACTGGAACTGGTGGGTGGTCTGGCAATACCGCGACCTGTTCATCCAGGGATTCGCCAACACCATCATGGTCTCCTGCGGGGCCATCGTGCTCGGCCTGGTGATCGGGGTGCTGGGCGGGCTGGCCCGGGTCTCCGAGAACGTCTGGTTCAAGGAGCTGGCCACGCTCTACGTGTGGGGCTTCCGGGGCACGCCGCTCCTCACCCAAATCTACATCTTCTATTTCTGCTTCGCGGTGATGGTGCACGTGGACAGCCCGTTCCTCACGGGCATGGTCACGCTGGCCTTTTTCGCCGGGGCCTACATCACGGAGATGGTCCGGGCGGGCATCGAGTCCATCTCGCCCGGGCAATGGGAGGCGGCCCGCTCCTCGGGGCTCACCCACGGACAGGCCCTGCGCCACGTGGTCTTCCCCCAGGCCCTGCGGCGCATCATCCCCCCGGTGACGGGACAGTTCGTTTCGCTCATCAAGGATTCGTCGCTGCTCTCGGTGATCGCCGTGCGCGAGCTCACCAAGGGGGCCGAAATCGTCAACTCCATCACGTACAAGACCTTCGAAGCCTACCTCCCCTTGGCCGTATTCTACCTCCTGCTGACCTATCCCCTGAGCATCTTGACCTACCATCTGGAAAAGCGGATAACCTACCAATCCGCTCCGAGGAGCAGGACCCCCGCCAAGCCCAAAGGAGCCGTTCCATGA
- a CDS encoding transporter substrate-binding domain-containing protein, whose amino-acid sequence MLRRSVLILAVLAFAALPAMAQTSFDINKQSLLTDIVNRKKLVVGMELKYPPFESTDAKGQPVGLDVELARLAAKDLGVELEIKDMEWTGLIPALQTGKIDLIISGITGTLERSKTITFTSPYFTTGLCALLSAKRAPDVTKVDELNDPKRIIAVKTGTTSDLLAAKRFPKATINRYKDESACVQEVVNGRADAFIYDQLSIAKHAKEYPGATKAILTPFTYEPFCIAMHKGDFDLWNWFEMFVTLRKADGTLDDLRKQFVEPLLH is encoded by the coding sequence ATGCTACGTCGATCCGTACTCATCCTCGCCGTCCTGGCTTTCGCCGCCCTGCCAGCCATGGCTCAGACATCCTTCGACATAAACAAGCAGAGCCTGCTCACCGACATCGTCAACCGCAAGAAGCTGGTGGTGGGCATGGAACTCAAATACCCGCCCTTCGAGTCCACCGACGCCAAGGGACAGCCCGTGGGCCTGGACGTGGAACTGGCCCGGCTCGCCGCCAAGGACCTGGGCGTGGAGCTCGAAATCAAGGACATGGAATGGACCGGCCTCATCCCGGCCCTGCAGACCGGCAAGATCGACCTGATCATCTCCGGCATCACCGGCACCCTGGAGCGCTCCAAGACCATCACCTTCACCAGCCCCTACTTCACCACCGGCCTGTGCGCCCTGCTCTCGGCCAAACGCGCCCCGGACGTGACCAAGGTCGACGAGCTCAACGACCCCAAGCGCATCATTGCCGTCAAGACCGGCACCACCTCGGACCTGCTGGCCGCCAAACGCTTCCCCAAGGCCACCATCAACCGCTACAAGGATGAATCCGCCTGTGTGCAGGAAGTGGTCAACGGCCGCGCCGACGCCTTCATCTACGACCAGCTCTCCATCGCCAAGCACGCCAAGGAATACCCCGGGGCCACCAAGGCCATCCTGACGCCCTTCACCTACGAGCCCTTCTGCATCGCCATGCACAAGGGCGACTTCGACCTGTGGAACTGGTTCGAGATGTTCGTGACCCTGCGCAAGGCCGACGGCACCCTGGACGATCTGCGCAAGCAGTTCGTGGAGCCGCTGCTGCATTAA
- the tmk gene encoding dTMP kinase produces the protein MFVTFEGVEGAGKSTQIALAEDWLRSQGRDTLVTRQPGGCALGVELRRILLDARNTHLDPMAELFMYLADRAQHVAQVIRPALAAGKAVLCDRYHDSTVAYQGYGRGLDVARLTDLGRMATGGLAPDVTVVLDLPVALGLGRARGRNAAAGACQSEGRFEALETDFHERVRQGFLAMAESEPGRFAVVDASGSPDEVFALVRSAIAARLA, from the coding sequence ATGTTCGTTACCTTTGAAGGTGTAGAAGGCGCGGGCAAGTCCACCCAGATCGCCCTGGCCGAGGACTGGCTGCGCTCGCAGGGCAGGGACACGCTCGTCACCCGCCAGCCCGGCGGCTGCGCCCTGGGCGTGGAGCTGCGCCGCATCCTGCTGGACGCGCGCAACACCCACCTGGACCCCATGGCGGAACTCTTCATGTACCTGGCCGACCGGGCCCAGCACGTGGCCCAGGTGATCCGCCCGGCCCTGGCCGCGGGCAAGGCCGTTCTGTGCGACCGCTACCACGACTCCACCGTGGCCTATCAGGGCTACGGCCGGGGCCTGGACGTGGCGCGCCTTACGGATCTCGGCCGCATGGCCACGGGGGGGCTCGCCCCGGACGTGACCGTGGTGCTGGACCTGCCGGTTGCGTTGGGTCTTGGCCGGGCGCGCGGCCGCAACGCCGCCGCCGGGGCCTGCCAGTCCGAGGGGCGCTTCGAGGCCCTGGAGACCGACTTCCACGAGCGCGTGCGCCAGGGATTCCTGGCCATGGCCGAAAGCGAACCCGGACGCTTCGCCGTGGTCGACGCCTCGGGCAGCCCGGACGAGGTGTTCGCCCTGGTGCGCTCCGCCATCGCGGCGCGGCTGGCATAG
- a CDS encoding 3'-5' exoribonuclease YhaM family protein: MTEKRIFVRDLAVGDQVSECFLLAQASKGQARNGPFWSLKLQDATGVIEAKLWSPGSLAFDDLPAGQFAIASGTVTTYRDQPQLNLDGLEPLGPAPEGIDYGHFLPESEEKPESLYAKLEDFLNSNIGHAPWRRFCRKVLGDPEIREKLLAAPGAKAMHHAYRGGLVEHTLAVCRVALSLCQLYPQLDRDTLLAAAAFHDMGKAWELSSGLTREYTDEGQMLGHIVISLGLLEPFLRKAKDLEPGLALHFKHMLVSHHGELAFGSPKTPMTPEAMILHFADNIDAKVHQFLGAVEDPEKIGVTGFVRALDRYVYNPVRVKPENGPPRKPQEKGPPQCSLPLKV; encoded by the coding sequence GTGACGGAAAAACGAATCTTCGTGCGCGACCTGGCCGTGGGAGACCAGGTGAGCGAATGTTTCCTGCTGGCGCAGGCATCCAAGGGCCAGGCCCGCAACGGCCCCTTCTGGTCGCTCAAGCTCCAGGACGCCACCGGCGTCATCGAGGCCAAGCTCTGGTCCCCGGGCTCCCTGGCCTTCGACGACCTGCCCGCCGGACAGTTCGCCATCGCCTCAGGCACCGTCACCACCTACCGCGACCAGCCCCAGCTCAACCTGGACGGCCTGGAGCCCCTGGGCCCCGCGCCCGAGGGCATCGATTACGGCCATTTCCTGCCTGAGAGTGAAGAGAAGCCCGAATCCCTCTACGCCAAGCTGGAAGATTTTTTAAATTCCAACATCGGCCACGCCCCCTGGCGGCGCTTCTGCCGCAAGGTGCTCGGCGACCCCGAGATACGCGAGAAGCTCCTGGCCGCGCCCGGGGCCAAGGCCATGCACCACGCCTACCGGGGAGGCCTGGTGGAGCACACCCTGGCCGTGTGCCGGGTGGCGCTGTCCCTGTGCCAGCTCTACCCCCAGCTTGACCGCGACACCCTGCTGGCCGCGGCGGCCTTCCACGACATGGGCAAGGCCTGGGAGCTCTCCTCGGGGCTCACCCGCGAATACACCGACGAAGGCCAGATGCTCGGGCACATCGTGATATCGCTCGGCCTTCTGGAGCCCTTCCTGCGCAAGGCCAAGGACCTGGAGCCCGGCCTGGCGCTGCATTTCAAGCACATGCTGGTGAGCCACCACGGAGAGCTGGCCTTCGGCTCCCCCAAGACGCCCATGACCCCCGAGGCCATGATCCTGCACTTCGCCGACAACATCGACGCCAAGGTGCACCAGTTCCTGGGCGCGGTGGAGGACCCGGAAAAGATCGGCGTCACCGGTTTCGTGCGCGCCCTGGACCGCTACGTCTACAACCCCGTGCGGGTGAAGCCTGAGAACGGCCCGCCCCGCAAGCCGCAGGAAAAAGGCCCGCCCCAATGTTCGTTACCTTTGAAGGTGTAG
- the surE gene encoding 5'/3'-nucleotidase SurE: protein MKILLTNDDGIQAVGLRSLYHGLKRAGHEVHVVAPVTEMSAVGHAVTLAAPLRVKEFDEKDFRGQGVSGTPADCVKLGLATLLGFRPDLVVSGINAGANVGVDILYSGTVSAATEGALMGLPALAVSYDSFAPSDLAAQGDYTACFVNKVDWGALPRHCVLNLNFPALPMGEVRGLKVCPQTRAAYDDWYDERIDPRGRKYYWLTGVIPPERVSPGKDRALLTEGYMTLTPLRFDFTDHETMQRLASLPF, encoded by the coding sequence ATGAAAATACTCCTGACCAACGACGACGGCATCCAGGCCGTGGGCCTGCGTTCCCTGTATCACGGTCTCAAGCGCGCCGGACACGAGGTGCACGTGGTGGCTCCGGTCACTGAGATGAGCGCCGTGGGGCACGCCGTCACCCTGGCCGCGCCGCTTCGCGTGAAGGAATTCGACGAAAAGGACTTCCGGGGCCAGGGCGTCTCCGGCACCCCGGCGGACTGCGTAAAGCTGGGCCTGGCCACGCTGCTCGGCTTCAGGCCCGACCTTGTGGTCTCGGGCATCAACGCCGGGGCCAACGTGGGCGTGGACATCCTCTATTCGGGCACGGTGTCCGCCGCCACCGAGGGCGCCCTCATGGGCCTGCCGGCCCTGGCCGTTTCCTACGACAGCTTCGCCCCCTCGGACCTGGCGGCCCAGGGGGACTACACGGCCTGCTTCGTGAACAAGGTGGACTGGGGGGCCCTCCCCAGGCATTGCGTGCTCAACCTCAACTTCCCGGCCCTGCCCATGGGCGAGGTGCGGGGACTCAAGGTCTGCCCCCAGACCCGCGCCGCCTACGACGACTGGTACGACGAGCGCATCGATCCGCGCGGACGCAAATACTATTGGCTCACCGGCGTCATCCCCCCCGAGCGCGTTTCACCAGGCAAGGACCGGGCCCTGCTCACCGAAGGCTACATGACCCTCACCCCCCTGCGCTTCGACTTCACCGACCACGAGACCATGCAGCGGCTGGCCTCTCTCCCGTTTTGA
- a CDS encoding response regulator, with product MLIVDDDEITQFHASQLLLSIGRARMAYTGMDAIARVEESIAAGEPYDLILMDVVMPGLDGLTTVREIVKLFNDHRIPLEKRPKIVMLSSVDERDTQIDALYACGADHYLIKPLDGDELIKALAELGLVTPPL from the coding sequence GTGCTCATCGTCGACGACGACGAGATCACCCAATTCCATGCCAGCCAGCTGCTGCTGTCAATCGGGCGCGCCCGGATGGCCTACACCGGCATGGACGCCATCGCCCGGGTGGAGGAATCCATCGCGGCGGGGGAGCCCTACGACCTGATCCTCATGGACGTTGTGATGCCGGGACTGGACGGACTGACCACGGTGCGCGAGATAGTAAAGCTCTTCAACGACCACCGCATCCCCCTGGAGAAGCGCCCCAAGATCGTCATGCTCTCTTCTGTGGACGAGCGCGACACCCAGATCGACGCCCTCTACGCCTGCGGCGCGGACCACTACCTGATCAAACCCCTGGACGGGGACGAGCTGATCAAGGCCCTGGCCGAACTGGGGCTGGTCACCCCTCCTCTCTGA
- a CDS encoding molecular chaperone TorD family protein yields MRGLSNEALFDAGAALLLKLPQEELIGQAAAALEFAAGPGELALAREDWNELFFVPSSGRYLPPLESAFREKRLGGPHAADALAAYRAAGFDPARLDVDQLWRPAPPPDHLGVELAFVSALIGSASRRPETAEGLLASAALFHAAHVAPWAGDYGMELERKARSETFRALGRLFGNLAAWTPDPSAS; encoded by the coding sequence ATGAGGGGACTTTCGAACGAAGCCCTTTTCGACGCGGGAGCGGCCCTCCTGCTCAAGCTCCCCCAGGAAGAACTGATCGGGCAGGCCGCGGCCGCATTGGAGTTCGCAGCGGGGCCGGGAGAGCTGGCGCTTGCCCGGGAGGACTGGAACGAGCTGTTCTTCGTGCCGTCGTCGGGGCGCTACCTGCCCCCGCTGGAATCGGCCTTCCGGGAGAAACGCCTGGGTGGTCCCCACGCGGCGGACGCCCTCGCGGCCTACCGCGCGGCCGGGTTCGATCCCGCCAGGCTTGACGTGGACCAGCTGTGGCGTCCCGCCCCTCCCCCGGACCACCTAGGGGTGGAGCTGGCTTTCGTGAGCGCGCTCATCGGCTCGGCCTCCCGCCGCCCCGAAACGGCGGAGGGACTGCTCGCCTCGGCCGCGCTCTTCCACGCCGCCCACGTGGCCCCCTGGGCAGGGGACTACGGCATGGAACTCGAGCGGAAAGCGCGCAGCGAAACCTTCCGCGCCCTGGGACGGCTGTTCGGAAACCTGGCCGCCTGGACGCCCGATCCCTCCGCGAGCTGA
- a CDS encoding molybdopterin dinucleotide binding domain-containing protein: MSITRRDVLKGLGAAGALSVFAAGYEPVLESIVQATLKPGKAPASPSLAPEATVDKATGQVTLNPDQYLAGSICVGCTSVCGVRVRVDRKTGRVLRVSGNPYHPLAAQPPVAYEAGLAESVRQLSGHQEGGLARRATACGRGNAVLDKLTDPYRVLTPLRRVGPRGSGKWEPISLERLVEEISQGGDLFGEGPVDGLASLLTGEPLNTWAPEFGSKANQLAFIFGYANGRMHFAQRFAAGAFGTVNVANHQGNCGLSMRAGYAAMLGDFQEYPHLKPDYDHCEFYLSIGSAPANAGNPFMYQAAKVAQARAEGRMKLVVVDPVLTNSDNRSCSDRTRWVPIRPGTDGALVMGMIRRMLETGKINTAYLACPGPEAAKAMGEASWSNAAHLVSADPAAPDFGRFLRARDRFPDASENALLVLDEATGQLAPHDTATGPARIYFKGRVETGGKAVPAKTALQLLLDEALSHTLAEYSQACGVPEADIIALADEFASHGRRAAADCHGGTMHSGGFYTAYAVALLNALAGNLNRKGGTGIGGGKFKDFGPGPRYDLANFQGKAKPGGVRLSRQGFPYEKTTEYRRKKETGQNPYPTRAPWYPFSNSVQSEYLPSALDGYPYRLKACLFWATNPVYGQAGLMNSFAKDMADPRRIPLMVCVDAFMTETAALCDYVVPDVALYEGYGCATPWAGPLAKVSSVAWPCVAPPVAQTPQGDPVCMETFLIALAKRLNLPGFGPGAIKDKNGGLHPLERPEDWYHRAVANMAFDATPVPEVTPEDLAATGLDRLEESLRRVLPPEEWARAAQVYSRGGRFEPVDKGWQGDLLAARWEKPVQIWNETVARAVNSMTGKRFKGTGTWMEPGFCQGTPLRELYPLEKWPFSLISTKSQLMAAGAVGSKRLHAIRPEGEVAVSATDAERLGLSTGDMVLVETPGGSARARVTVRRGVMEGVVAVEHGYGHWALGARAVEIGGEAKPASPLRGAGLASNMLGMEDPFRKGRSTLGDVAVGSNARNALPARIVKI; this comes from the coding sequence ATGAGCATCACCCGCCGCGACGTTCTCAAGGGCCTGGGCGCGGCAGGCGCGCTCAGCGTCTTCGCAGCCGGATACGAGCCCGTGCTCGAAAGCATCGTCCAGGCAACCCTGAAGCCGGGCAAGGCGCCCGCCTCCCCGTCGCTTGCCCCGGAGGCCACGGTGGACAAGGCCACCGGCCAGGTGACCCTCAACCCGGACCAGTACCTGGCCGGGAGCATCTGCGTGGGCTGCACCTCCGTCTGCGGCGTGCGCGTGCGCGTTGACCGCAAGACCGGGCGCGTGCTGCGCGTCTCGGGCAATCCCTACCACCCTCTGGCCGCGCAACCGCCCGTGGCCTACGAGGCGGGGCTTGCCGAAAGCGTGCGCCAGCTCTCCGGCCACCAGGAAGGGGGCCTTGCCCGCCGGGCCACGGCCTGCGGCCGGGGCAATGCAGTGCTGGACAAGCTGACCGATCCGTACAGGGTGCTCACCCCGCTTAGGCGCGTGGGGCCTCGCGGATCGGGCAAATGGGAGCCCATCAGCCTTGAGCGCCTCGTGGAGGAGATCTCCCAGGGGGGCGACCTCTTCGGAGAAGGCCCGGTGGACGGCCTGGCCTCGCTCTTGACCGGCGAACCGCTCAACACATGGGCCCCAGAGTTCGGCTCGAAAGCCAACCAACTGGCCTTCATCTTCGGCTACGCCAACGGCCGCATGCATTTCGCCCAGCGCTTCGCGGCGGGAGCCTTCGGCACCGTTAACGTGGCCAACCACCAGGGCAACTGCGGGCTCAGCATGCGCGCTGGATACGCGGCCATGCTGGGGGACTTCCAGGAATACCCGCACCTGAAGCCCGACTACGACCACTGCGAATTCTACCTGTCCATCGGCTCTGCTCCGGCCAATGCGGGAAACCCCTTCATGTACCAGGCCGCCAAGGTGGCCCAGGCCCGCGCCGAGGGACGCATGAAGCTGGTAGTGGTGGACCCGGTGCTCACCAACTCCGACAACCGCTCCTGCAGCGACCGCACCCGCTGGGTGCCCATCCGCCCCGGCACGGACGGGGCGCTGGTCATGGGCATGATCCGGCGGATGCTCGAAACCGGCAAGATCAACACGGCCTACCTGGCCTGCCCCGGACCCGAGGCCGCCAAGGCCATGGGCGAGGCGTCCTGGTCCAACGCGGCGCACCTGGTGTCGGCCGATCCGGCGGCCCCCGATTTCGGGCGGTTCCTGCGCGCCAGGGACCGCTTCCCCGACGCGTCCGAAAACGCCCTGCTGGTCCTGGACGAGGCCACGGGGCAGCTCGCGCCCCACGACACGGCCACGGGCCCAGCGCGCATCTACTTCAAGGGCCGGGTGGAGACGGGGGGCAAGGCCGTCCCGGCCAAGACCGCCCTGCAGCTGCTTCTGGACGAGGCCCTCTCGCACACCCTGGCCGAGTACTCGCAGGCCTGCGGGGTGCCCGAGGCGGACATCATCGCCCTGGCCGACGAGTTCGCCTCCCACGGCAGACGCGCCGCCGCCGACTGCCACGGCGGCACCATGCACTCCGGGGGCTTTTACACGGCCTACGCCGTGGCCCTGCTGAACGCCCTGGCCGGAAACCTCAACCGCAAGGGCGGCACGGGGATCGGCGGGGGCAAGTTCAAGGACTTCGGCCCCGGACCCCGCTACGACCTGGCCAACTTCCAGGGCAAGGCCAAGCCCGGAGGCGTGCGCCTGTCGCGCCAGGGCTTCCCGTATGAGAAGACCACCGAATACCGCCGCAAGAAGGAAACCGGGCAGAACCCCTACCCCACCCGCGCGCCCTGGTATCCCTTCTCCAACTCGGTGCAGTCGGAATACCTGCCCTCCGCCCTGGACGGCTACCCGTACAGGCTCAAGGCCTGCCTGTTCTGGGCCACAAACCCGGTCTACGGCCAGGCCGGGCTCATGAACTCCTTCGCCAAGGACATGGCCGACCCCAGGCGCATCCCCCTCATGGTCTGCGTGGACGCCTTCATGACCGAGACCGCCGCCCTGTGCGACTACGTGGTGCCCGACGTGGCCCTGTACGAGGGGTACGGCTGCGCCACGCCCTGGGCCGGTCCCCTGGCCAAGGTCTCGAGCGTCGCCTGGCCCTGCGTGGCCCCCCCCGTGGCCCAAACGCCCCAAGGCGACCCCGTGTGCATGGAGACTTTCCTCATCGCCCTGGCCAAACGCCTGAATCTCCCCGGCTTCGGCCCCGGGGCCATCAAGGACAAGAACGGCGGCCTGCACCCCCTGGAGCGCCCCGAGGACTGGTACCACCGGGCCGTGGCCAACATGGCCTTCGACGCGACGCCCGTGCCGGAGGTCACCCCAGAGGACCTGGCCGCCACCGGCCTGGACCGGCTGGAGGAAAGCCTGCGCCGGGTGCTCCCGCCCGAGGAATGGGCGCGCGCCGCCCAGGTCTACAGCCGGGGAGGCCGCTTCGAGCCCGTGGACAAGGGCTGGCAGGGAGACCTGCTGGCCGCGCGCTGGGAAAAGCCCGTGCAGATATGGAACGAGACCGTGGCCCGCGCCGTGAACTCCATGACCGGCAAGCGCTTCAAGGGCACCGGCACATGGATGGAGCCGGGATTCTGCCAGGGCACGCCGCTGCGCGAGCTCTACCCGCTGGAGAAGTGGCCCTTCAGCCTGATCTCCACCAAGTCGCAGCTCATGGCCGCCGGGGCCGTGGGATCGAAGCGCCTGCACGCCATCCGCCCCGAGGGCGAAGTGGCCGTGAGCGCAACCGACGCCGAACGCCTGGGCCTGTCCACCGGGGACATGGTCCTGGTGGAGACTCCGGGCGGCTCCGCCCGGGCCCGGGTCACGGTGCGCCGGGGCGTCATGGAGGGCGTGGTTGCCGTGGAGCACGGCTACGGCCACTGGGCTCTTGGAGCCCGGGCCGTGGAGATCGGCGGCGAGGCGAAGCCCGCCAGCCCGCTTCGCGGGGCCGGGCTGGCCTCGAATATGCTCGGGATGGAAGACCCCTTCAGGAAGGGGCGCTCCACCCTGGGCGACGTGGCCGTGGGGTCCAACGCGCGCAACGCCCTGCCCGCGCGGATCGTGAAGATATGA
- the nrfD gene encoding NrfD/PsrC family molybdoenzyme membrane anchor subunit, with the protein MNPAIELTAFRALPVWELSAAHYLLMIQAGAWALLAGCIPKALKLRHSRNLRAWAVFAATGLALAAPLNLVAEMLSPERFPTMLYRVHPTSPLSWGVAAILAHCAVGLAQCWIIFKGDAPERVLSARLACLAALGAVAYTWIEVDHAVGIALWSGPWPSATLAASGLAAGMAVSLGLARLSGTVAGIVPRLAAALACAVAGIALFAWGTVEAWPGLPGWPLGTALLAGGSGALLLAAALFPRKPDSRLVWACLFALAGAWAARVGILAAGQAASLGRNLGEPHLAGHAGVLTALAPMALWVFFMFAASLMTSRMPGLSARAGGQS; encoded by the coding sequence ATGAACCCGGCCATCGAACTCACCGCGTTCCGCGCCCTGCCCGTCTGGGAGCTGTCCGCCGCGCACTACCTGCTCATGATCCAGGCCGGGGCATGGGCCCTGCTGGCCGGATGCATCCCCAAGGCCTTGAAGCTCCGGCACTCCCGGAACCTGCGAGCCTGGGCCGTGTTCGCGGCCACGGGCCTGGCCCTGGCCGCGCCGCTCAACCTCGTGGCCGAGATGCTCTCGCCGGAGCGCTTCCCCACCATGCTCTACCGCGTGCACCCCACCTCGCCGCTCTCCTGGGGCGTGGCGGCCATACTGGCGCACTGCGCCGTGGGCCTGGCGCAGTGCTGGATCATTTTCAAGGGCGACGCCCCTGAGCGCGTCCTGTCCGCCCGCCTGGCCTGCCTGGCGGCCCTGGGAGCCGTGGCCTACACCTGGATCGAGGTGGACCACGCCGTGGGGATCGCCCTGTGGTCCGGCCCCTGGCCGTCCGCCACCCTGGCTGCGTCCGGGCTGGCCGCCGGAATGGCCGTGAGCCTGGGGCTGGCCCGCCTGTCCGGAACCGTGGCGGGAATCGTGCCACGGCTCGCGGCGGCGCTGGCCTGCGCCGTGGCCGGGATCGCCCTTTTCGCCTGGGGCACGGTCGAAGCCTGGCCAGGCCTGCCGGGCTGGCCCCTGGGCACGGCCCTGTTGGCCGGGGGCAGCGGCGCGCTGCTTCTTGCCGCCGCCCTTTTCCCGCGCAAGCCGGACTCGAGGCTCGTCTGGGCCTGCCTGTTCGCCCTGGCCGGGGCCTGGGCCGCGCGGGTGGGCATACTCGCCGCCGGGCAGGCCGCGTCGCTTGGGCGCAACTTGGGCGAGCCGCACCTGGCCGGGCATGCCGGTGTGCTCACCGCCCTGGCCCCCATGGCCCTGTGGGTGTTTTTCATGTTCGCGGCGTCCCTGATGACCAGCCGCATGCCGGGCCTTAGCGCCCGCGCGGGAGGCCAGTCATGA